A genomic segment from Neobacillus sp. YX16 encodes:
- a CDS encoding MFS transporter yields MDHIEQLCPSSEAVRNKSSSAGKKKKSDEVSKQKWAILSLSSIPLVMTLGNSMLIPVLPSMEKKLSISSFQTSMVITVYSIVAIFLIPVAGYLSDHIGRKKVIIPSLIIAGLGGLLSGWAAWKLDNAYWLILVGRALQGVGAAGAAPIVLPLVGDMFKNDDDVSSCLGLIETSNTFGKVLSPILGAVLAGVIWFLPFFSFPVFCFISVILVMLLVKCPEPSKPIPFKQFFINVRKTFTEKGKWLNAIFFIGGILMLVLFGILFYLSEIFETKYGIKDIKKGLFLALPLGALCLSSFIAGKVIKKNKVLMKWLTFGGIVAAALSILALWFSIKLWFMISMFLIAGVGIGIGLPCLDALITEGIEKEERGTISSIYSSMRFIGVAAGPPIIAVLMKGATYWIFITLSGLSIIAAIVALIAIKPGTKSQN; encoded by the coding sequence ATGGATCACATTGAACAATTATGCCCAAGTTCAGAGGCTGTGAGAAATAAATCCTCCTCAGCTGGAAAAAAGAAAAAATCAGATGAAGTATCCAAACAAAAGTGGGCAATACTCTCACTTTCATCCATTCCGCTAGTAATGACATTAGGGAATTCTATGTTAATACCTGTGCTGCCCTCAATGGAAAAAAAATTATCGATTTCCTCGTTCCAAACGAGTATGGTTATTACTGTATATTCGATTGTTGCCATTTTCTTGATACCGGTCGCAGGCTACCTTTCTGATCATATTGGCAGAAAAAAGGTAATCATTCCAAGTCTCATCATAGCTGGACTGGGAGGCTTACTATCTGGATGGGCTGCATGGAAACTGGACAATGCCTATTGGTTGATATTAGTGGGTCGGGCCCTTCAAGGGGTGGGAGCGGCAGGTGCTGCCCCGATTGTACTTCCTTTAGTTGGCGACATGTTCAAAAATGACGATGATGTCAGCAGCTGTTTAGGTTTAATTGAAACATCTAATACTTTTGGAAAGGTTCTTAGCCCTATATTGGGAGCTGTATTAGCAGGAGTTATCTGGTTTTTACCTTTCTTTTCATTTCCAGTGTTTTGTTTCATATCGGTTATATTGGTAATGCTATTAGTTAAGTGCCCGGAGCCATCAAAACCAATTCCCTTTAAACAATTTTTTATCAATGTAAGAAAAACCTTTACAGAGAAAGGTAAATGGTTAAACGCTATCTTTTTTATTGGTGGAATCCTTATGTTAGTGCTTTTTGGTATATTATTTTACCTATCTGAAATCTTTGAAACGAAATATGGTATTAAGGATATTAAGAAAGGATTATTTTTGGCTTTACCACTTGGGGCACTTTGTTTATCCTCCTTTATTGCAGGCAAGGTAATCAAAAAAAATAAAGTCCTCATGAAATGGCTCACCTTCGGAGGGATTGTTGCAGCAGCTTTATCCATTTTGGCCTTATGGTTCTCGATTAAGCTCTGGTTTATGATTAGCATGTTTTTAATAGCAGGTGTCGGAATCGGTATCGGACTTCCGTGTTTGGATGCCTTAATTACTGAAGGAATTGAGAAGGAAGAGCGAGGAACGATCTCCTCCATTTACAGCTCGATGAGATTTATCGGAGTAGCAGCCGGCCCTCCGATTATTGCTGTGTTAATGAAAGGTGCTACTTACTGGATATTCATTACACTAAGCGGACTCAGTATTATTGCGGCAATTGTTGCATTAATCGCTATAAAGCCAGGAACGAAAAGTCAAAACTAA
- a CDS encoding 4Fe-4S binding protein, producing MSILVNWIESLHHEIIVTSKCVRERNRKSTCGFCLEKCEHEAIVVKRNQLFIDTNKCTMCGECIIACPLSAIEGIVDNRAFDKGSLVFDSNYVPAIKEMLIYKKRGMTSIQAPLPISKDWEIVLFESNSQLQLLDESPFIMVEKVTEEVLSRRALFGSLQKEGKQLAKKMAPASWKMEKDDWKITKYYPNYQFYSVMLNIEKCTLCQACFTLCPEKLFHIKDSKLMIESEKCVNCTSCTDVCPENALEIVQEIKRKSEKQKNIHQKACKDCGHTFFTFDVETEKCHVCMNRDPDWLSPY from the coding sequence ATGTCAATCCTCGTAAATTGGATAGAGAGCCTGCATCACGAAATAATCGTAACCTCTAAATGTGTTAGAGAACGGAACCGGAAGTCAACTTGCGGTTTTTGCCTGGAAAAATGTGAGCATGAAGCAATTGTAGTAAAGCGAAATCAACTCTTCATCGATACAAATAAGTGTACAATGTGTGGTGAGTGTATAATCGCCTGCCCGTTATCTGCAATAGAGGGTATTGTGGATAATCGGGCATTCGACAAAGGGAGCCTCGTTTTTGATTCGAACTATGTGCCAGCAATTAAAGAAATGCTCATTTATAAAAAAAGAGGAATGACATCGATTCAAGCTCCTCTGCCAATAAGTAAAGACTGGGAAATAGTGTTATTCGAGTCAAATAGTCAATTACAGTTGCTTGATGAAAGTCCATTTATTATGGTCGAAAAGGTAACGGAAGAAGTGCTATCAAGAAGAGCCTTATTTGGATCACTTCAAAAAGAAGGAAAACAACTTGCAAAAAAAATGGCCCCCGCTTCATGGAAGATGGAGAAGGATGACTGGAAAATAACAAAATATTATCCTAATTATCAATTTTACAGTGTCATGTTAAACATAGAAAAATGCACACTCTGCCAGGCGTGCTTTACTCTTTGTCCTGAAAAACTATTTCATATTAAGGACAGTAAGCTCATGATTGAAAGTGAAAAATGTGTGAATTGTACGTCCTGTACCGATGTTTGCCCGGAAAATGCGCTTGAGATTGTACAAGAAATTAAGAGGAAAAGTGAAAAACAAAAAAATATCCATCAGAAGGCGTGTAAGGACTGTGGTCATACCTTTTTCACCTTTGATGTGGAAACTGAGAAATGTCATGTATGTATGAATAGAGACCCTGATTGGTTAAGTCCTTATTAG
- a CDS encoding DMSO/selenate family reductase complex B subunit: MEQIGFYINQSICQGCKACSVACKDKNNTKVGINFRRVYTKEEGAYIQEPNGGIVHNVTSYYFSIACNHCEQPACLKNCPTGAVVKRDEDGVVTIDQEICAGAQLCVSACPYGGPQYNKETFKSNKCNFCIDLQEKGEDPVCVATCPLGAIEFGPIEELRKKYGKIRQIKGMPSPSITKPNIVITPHRDAKLV, from the coding sequence TTGGAACAAATAGGGTTTTATATCAATCAAAGTATCTGCCAAGGCTGTAAAGCTTGCAGTGTGGCTTGTAAAGATAAAAATAATACGAAAGTAGGGATAAACTTCCGCAGGGTTTACACAAAAGAAGAAGGCGCTTATATTCAGGAGCCTAATGGCGGAATTGTTCATAATGTGACGTCGTACTATTTCTCGATTGCTTGTAACCATTGTGAACAGCCAGCGTGCCTCAAAAACTGTCCTACTGGTGCGGTAGTAAAACGGGACGAGGATGGAGTTGTTACAATAGATCAGGAAATTTGTGCAGGAGCACAGTTATGTGTAAGTGCTTGTCCATATGGTGGACCACAGTATAACAAAGAGACGTTTAAATCAAACAAATGTAATTTTTGTATCGATCTCCAGGAAAAAGGGGAAGATCCAGTTTGTGTCGCGACATGTCCATTAGGAGCAATTGAATTTGGACCGATAGAAGAACTGAGAAAAAAATACGGTAAAATTAGACAAATTAAAGGGATGCCAAGTCCTTCCATTACGAAACCAAACATTGTCATTACGCCTCATCGTGACGCTAAGCTTGTATAA
- a CDS encoding DMSO/selenate family reductase complex A subunit, which produces MSKDSPVKNLLANKMQRRTFLKWSGAFGVPVIAGGVGTKLLIDQQTEEKVASASDWDKVVSTCSINNCGGRCVIKAYVKDGVVVRVATDTQESGDPSIPPLRACVRGRNYRNLLYHPDRLKYPMKRVGKRGEGKFERISWKEAIETIASEIKRIGDTYGPESRYVNYASGQSWGLHSGRNSARKVLALTGGYLNYRNDYSSGAGNVATPYTYGTNNSGSSFDSLLHSKYIILWGQNPSEMIFSTPYREYLMGAKKNGAKIILIDPRYTDTAIAFADEWIPIKPTTDNAMMDAMGYVIVTEKLHDQAFLDKYCVGFDGDHMPEGISKEESLKSYLLGEKDGVPKTPEWAEKICGVPSEKIREVARNYATIKPAALIQGWAAQRQAYGEQFMRGGAQLACLTGNVGKLGGWAAGTGYWSRADIAYPFKVENPVKASIPCFLWTKAIEQGTEMTAADGLQGTDKLTTNIKLIFNMAGNMLVNQHADINKTTSLLEDESKVEFICVSDLFMTPSARYADIVLPGTTFFERYDIGVPWCFGDYVVFGDKTIEPLYECRNEYDVFTEVADKLGVKEQFTEGMTILDLVKESIKRTREELDPNFPTFEEFREKGVHHFKFDEPLVGFKAQIDDIENNPFETPSGKIELFSKTLWDMKQHEEIPALAKYISSWEGPEDPLIEKYPLQLISWHYKRRCHSTYDNMPWLEEAAKQEMWLNPKDAEKRGIKDGDKVQVFNDRGILMIDVKVTTRITPGVAGIPQGAWYTPDKAGTDQRGSVNVLTSQRPTPLAKSNPQLTNLVEVKKA; this is translated from the coding sequence ATGTCTAAAGACAGTCCTGTTAAGAATTTATTGGCTAATAAAATGCAGCGTAGGACATTTTTGAAGTGGTCGGGCGCATTCGGTGTTCCTGTAATTGCCGGAGGCGTTGGAACAAAATTATTGATTGATCAGCAAACGGAAGAAAAAGTAGCAAGTGCAAGTGATTGGGATAAGGTGGTTTCCACTTGTAGTATCAATAACTGTGGAGGCCGCTGTGTCATAAAAGCATATGTAAAAGATGGAGTGGTAGTACGAGTAGCAACAGACACTCAGGAAAGCGGAGATCCTTCCATTCCGCCACTAAGAGCCTGTGTTCGTGGAAGAAACTATCGAAATTTATTGTATCATCCAGATCGTCTTAAGTACCCAATGAAACGTGTCGGCAAGCGTGGTGAAGGAAAGTTCGAACGAATTTCTTGGAAGGAAGCGATTGAAACGATTGCTTCTGAGATAAAACGAATTGGAGATACATATGGTCCGGAGTCAAGGTATGTTAACTACGCCTCTGGACAAAGCTGGGGGCTTCATAGCGGGAGAAACTCTGCTAGAAAAGTATTAGCACTAACAGGCGGTTACTTAAATTATCGGAATGATTATAGTTCAGGGGCAGGAAATGTGGCGACCCCATATACGTATGGTACGAACAATTCAGGCAGCAGCTTTGATTCCCTTTTACATTCAAAATACATTATCCTTTGGGGGCAAAATCCATCTGAAATGATTTTCTCGACTCCGTATAGGGAGTATCTAATGGGAGCAAAGAAAAATGGAGCAAAAATTATTCTGATAGACCCACGTTATACAGATACAGCTATTGCATTTGCAGATGAGTGGATACCAATTAAGCCAACAACAGATAATGCAATGATGGATGCTATGGGATATGTCATTGTAACGGAGAAATTACATGATCAAGCCTTTCTCGATAAGTACTGTGTTGGGTTTGATGGCGACCATATGCCAGAAGGTATAAGTAAAGAAGAGTCACTAAAAAGTTACCTTTTGGGTGAAAAGGATGGAGTACCGAAAACACCTGAATGGGCAGAAAAGATCTGTGGAGTGCCATCAGAAAAAATTCGTGAAGTTGCTAGAAATTATGCCACGATAAAACCTGCAGCTCTTATACAAGGCTGGGCAGCACAACGGCAGGCGTACGGTGAACAATTTATGCGGGGAGGAGCTCAATTAGCCTGTCTAACAGGAAATGTTGGGAAGCTGGGCGGATGGGCAGCAGGAACAGGTTACTGGAGCCGGGCGGATATTGCTTATCCTTTTAAAGTGGAAAATCCAGTAAAGGCTTCGATTCCTTGCTTTCTCTGGACAAAGGCAATCGAACAAGGTACCGAGATGACTGCAGCAGATGGTCTTCAAGGAACAGATAAATTAACAACGAATATTAAATTAATTTTTAATATGGCTGGGAATATGCTCGTTAATCAGCATGCTGATATCAATAAAACAACAAGTCTTTTAGAAGATGAAAGTAAAGTGGAATTCATCTGTGTCAGTGATCTATTTATGACTCCAAGTGCTCGATATGCAGATATTGTTTTGCCAGGAACAACCTTTTTTGAAAGATATGATATAGGAGTCCCGTGGTGCTTTGGAGATTACGTCGTTTTTGGTGATAAAACAATTGAACCTCTTTATGAATGTCGAAATGAATATGATGTGTTTACTGAGGTGGCAGATAAGTTAGGAGTAAAGGAACAATTTACTGAGGGCATGACGATTCTTGATTTAGTAAAAGAAAGTATTAAACGAACACGTGAAGAGCTCGATCCAAACTTTCCGACATTTGAAGAATTCCGCGAAAAAGGTGTCCATCATTTTAAATTTGATGAACCGCTCGTGGGCTTCAAAGCACAGATTGATGACATCGAGAATAACCCTTTTGAGACACCATCGGGAAAAATTGAACTATTCTCTAAAACTCTTTGGGATATGAAACAGCATGAAGAAATACCAGCTTTAGCTAAATATATTTCCTCATGGGAAGGTCCGGAAGATCCATTAATTGAAAAGTATCCCTTACAGCTTATCAGTTGGCATTATAAGCGTAGATGTCACTCCACCTATGATAATATGCCTTGGCTGGAGGAAGCGGCAAAGCAGGAAATGTGGTTGAATCCTAAAGATGCCGAGAAGCGTGGAATCAAAGATGGTGATAAAGTTCAAGTATTTAATGACCGTGGCATCTTGATGATTGATGTGAAGGTAACGACGCGTATTACTCCTGGTGTCGCTGGTATTCCTCAAGGTGCCTGGTATACACCTGACAAAGCTGGTACGGACCAAAGGGGTTCAGTTAATGTGTTGACCTCACAGCGGCCGACACCACTAGCAAAATCAAATCCTCAATTAACAAATCTTGTTGAAGTGAAAAAAGCGTAA
- a CDS encoding DUF6509 family protein — MISLNITGHTVEKLVDPFGLLSGDRYEFFLELEIDEEDELFSDKGIGMKVLLVVDEKGSRISHYHLYERGTEKILDFALEEDEELLVFDYCKENIDT; from the coding sequence ATGATTTCATTGAATATTACTGGTCATACAGTTGAGAAACTTGTAGATCCATTTGGTTTATTAAGCGGCGACCGCTATGAATTTTTTCTTGAACTGGAAATTGACGAAGAGGATGAACTCTTTTCAGATAAAGGAATTGGAATGAAGGTACTTTTAGTAGTTGATGAGAAGGGGTCAAGAATTTCTCATTATCATCTGTATGAAAGAGGAACCGAAAAGATCTTAGATTTTGCTCTTGAAGAGGATGAGGAATTATTAGTGTTTGATTATTGTAAAGAAAATATTGATACATAA
- a CDS encoding cold-shock protein, which yields MAFGRRNDEEVKLEETKIWECNSEKCKCWIRDNFKSTEVPLCPICKSEMSQSTKELQVIHNHSKNFM from the coding sequence TTGGCGTTTGGTAGAAGAAATGATGAAGAAGTAAAGCTTGAAGAAACTAAAATTTGGGAATGTAATTCAGAAAAGTGTAAATGCTGGATTCGTGACAATTTTAAGAGCACTGAAGTGCCCCTCTGTCCAATATGCAAAAGTGAAATGAGTCAATCAACAAAAGAACTACAAGTCATTCATAATCATAGTAAAAACTTCATGTAA
- a CDS encoding cold-shock protein yields MNNGKVKWFNAEKGFGFIEADGGQDVFVHFSAIQSEGFKTLEEGQSVSFEIVEGARGPQAANVKAV; encoded by the coding sequence ATGAATAACGGTAAAGTAAAATGGTTTAATGCAGAAAAAGGTTTTGGATTTATCGAAGCTGATGGCGGTCAAGATGTATTCGTACACTTCTCTGCAATTCAATCAGAAGGTTTCAAAACATTAGAAGAAGGTCAATCAGTTTCTTTCGAAATCGTTGAAGGCGCTCGTGGACCACAAGCTGCTAACGTAAAAGCTGTTTAA